Proteins from a single region of Urocitellus parryii isolate mUroPar1 chromosome 4, mUroPar1.hap1, whole genome shotgun sequence:
- the Sohlh1 gene encoding spermatogenesis- and oogenesis-specific basic helix-loop-helix-containing protein 1: MASRGGPELRAGVPRAPGFGGCSGSSLSGTLASFQDPTQVPARVKEPAVTEGLSSSLRRNVLSERERRRRISVSCERLRALLPQFDGRREDMASVLEMAVQFLRLTHTLVPGGEQHAVPASSREAWHRWSEEVLQLTLASQIPAGGPDPGTAASTVTLQQDPLSCVTLAVDKSEVLDGPPSLPEPFSLVPRPPCWPPYSQWPSSPKVSQEAPDGVGQAGPPARVPTSPGGLAEEAALTPVADARSVSGSSVEDGTSFLLTASPDWWLGSLEGRGSTVPPWAPARSSPAQRAEPAFLGDPEPGSPELQNGPLELWGSDLGSWGLELREEVDGIFPDFLAC, encoded by the exons ATGGCGTCTCGCGGCGGCCCTGAGCTCCGGGCTGGGGTCCCCAGAGCCCCTGGCTTTGGGGGTTGCAG TGGCTCTTCCTTGTCTGGGACCCTGGCCAGCTTCCAGGACCCAACCCAGGTACCTGCCCGGGTCAAGGAGCCTGCAGTGACCGAGGGCCTCAGCTCCAGTCTCCGCAGGAACGTGCTCAGTGAGAGGGAGCGCAG GAGGCGGATCTCTGTGAGCTGTGAGCGCCTGCGGGCCCTGCTGCCCCAGTTCGATGGCCGGCGGGAGGACATGGCCTCCGTCCTGGAGATGGCTGTGCAGTTTCTTCGGCTCACCCACACCCTGGTTCCTGGTGGGGAGCAGCATGCT GTTCCTGCTTCCTCCAGGGAGGCTTGGCACAGGTGGAGCGAGGAAGTTCTGCAGTTGACCTTGGCGAGCCAGATTCCAGCCGGTGGGCCTGACCCTGGGACAGCAGCATCCACTGTGACTCT GCAGCAGGACCCCTtgagctgtgtgaccctggctGTGGACAAGAGTGAGGTGCTGGACGGGCCACCCTCCCTCCCAG AGCCCTTCAGCCTGGTGCCCCGGCCCCCATGCTGGCCGCCCTACTCACAGTGGCCGAGCTCCCCCAAGGTGAGCCAGGAGGCTCCTGATGGTGTGGGCCAGGCCGGGCCCCCAGCCAGAGTCCCCACATCCCCAGGTGGGCTGGCTGAGGAGGCAGCCCTGACACCTGTGGCAGATGCCAG GTCTGTGTCAGGATCCAGTGTGGAGGATGGGACGTCCTTCCTGCTGACGGCCAGTCCTGACTGGTGGCTGG GGTCCCTGGAGGGAAGAGGAAGCACTGTCCCACCCTGGGCCCCAGCCCGGAGCAGCCCAGCACAGCGGGCAGAGCCAGCCTTCCTGGGCGACCCTGAGCCTGGCTCCCCGGAGCTCCAGAATGGTCCCCTAGAGCTGTGGGGCTCTGACCTGGGCAGCTGGGGCCTGGAACTGCGGGAGGAGGTGGACGGCATCTTCCCTGATTTCCTTGCCTGCTAG